In a genomic window of Helianthus annuus cultivar XRQ/B chromosome 10, HanXRQr2.0-SUNRISE, whole genome shotgun sequence:
- the LOC110883567 gene encoding uncharacterized protein LOC110883567, translated as MVLALVLLLLAELYCSPLIHRHRHRRRQLTPPTTTTTGNNSLTNSPQHTHVSDPLHDTEKQLLPDQSLPETQQTVQKGCGLTDSVNGCSLIYISNPIYEGDGNGTPFETPDSSPSRLETEDCSSSGDDEKEEVSSNVVGTMMEKKKVCVKDVGLLGISGSDTNGVSSSCSLTTPCTSPSL; from the coding sequence ATGGTCTTAGCCTTAGTCTTACTTCTCTTAGCTGAACTCTACTGTTCCCCCCTcatccaccgccaccgccaccgccgccgTCAACTCACtcctcccaccaccaccaccaccggaaACAACTCCTTAACAAACTCTCCTCAACACACTCATGTTTCAGATCCCTTACATGACACAGAAAAAcaactcctccctgatcagtctTTGCCGGAGACTCAACAAACCGTCCAAAAGGGTTGTGGTTTAACGGATTCCGTTAACGGATGCTCACTGATTTATATTTCGAATCCGATCTATGAAGGTGATGGGAATGGGACGCCGTTTGAGACACCTGACAGCTCGCCTTCTCGGTTGGAAACCGAGGATTGTTCTTCGTCTGGTGATGATGAGAAAGAAGAAGTGTCGTCGAATGTTGTTGGTACGATGATGGAGAAGAAGAAGGTTTGTGTGAAAGATGTTGGGTTGTTGGGGATATCAGGGAGTGATACGAATGGAGTTTCTTCTTCTTGTTCCTTAACGACTCCTTGTACTTCTCCTTCATTGTGA
- the LOC110886879 gene encoding dynein light chain LC6, flagellar outer arm isoform X2: MLEGKAYVKDTDMPLKMQVHAMDSASQALDLYDVVECTTIAAYIKKEFDSVYGGGWQCVVGTNFSSFFTHSKGSFIYFSLETLNFLIFKGSNPASSSFWLQDICLAHSGGA; this comes from the exons ATGTTGGAAGGGAAAGCATATGTGAAGGATACAGATATGCCATTGAAGATGCAGGTTCATGCTATGGATTCTGCATCTCAAGCTCTTGATCTTTATGATGTTGTTGAATGTACCACCATTGCTGCATATATCAAGAAg GAATTTGATAGTGTTTATGGTGGTGGATGGCAATGTGTTGTGGGTACAAATTTTAGTAGCTTCTTCACTCACTCAAAGGGCTCATTCATCTATTTCTCATTGGAGACTCTCAACTTTCTCATCTTCAAAG GTTCGAATCCAGCTTCCTCTAGTTTTTGGCTTCAAGACATATGCCTTGCGCATAGTGGCGGAGCTTGA
- the LOC110886879 gene encoding dynein light chain LC6, flagellar outer arm isoform X1 — MLEGKAYVKDTDMPLKMQVHAMDSASQALDLYDVVECTTIAAYIKKEFDSVYGGGWQCVVGTNFSSFFTHSKGSFIYFSLETLNFLIFKVCQVRIQLPLVFGFKTYALRIVAELERKSVAVGHSKSKSVGVGVRLFNFKFRFFGKINTTSEKSRGVCAPACASCILKDRIG, encoded by the exons ATGTTGGAAGGGAAAGCATATGTGAAGGATACAGATATGCCATTGAAGATGCAGGTTCATGCTATGGATTCTGCATCTCAAGCTCTTGATCTTTATGATGTTGTTGAATGTACCACCATTGCTGCATATATCAAGAAg GAATTTGATAGTGTTTATGGTGGTGGATGGCAATGTGTTGTGGGTACAAATTTTAGTAGCTTCTTCACTCACTCAAAGGGCTCATTCATCTATTTCTCATTGGAGACTCTCAACTTTCTCATCTTCAAAG TCTGTCAGGTTCGAATCCAGCTTCCTCTAGTTTTTGGCTTCAAGACATATGCCTTGCGCATAGTGGCGGAGCTTGAAAGAAAATCAGTGGCGGTTGGACACTCAAAATCCAAATCAGTGGGAGTGGGGGTCAGACTCTTtaattttaaattcagattttttggTAAAATTAACACTACGAGCGAAAAATCGAGAGGGGTTTGCGCCCCTGCTTGCGCAAGCTGCATTTTAAAAGACCGTATTGGTTAG
- the LOC110886879 gene encoding dynein light chain LC6, flagellar outer arm isoform X3 produces MLEGKAYVKDTDMPLKMQVHAMDSASQALDLYDVVECTTIAAYIKKEFDSVYGGGWQCVVGTNFSSFFTHSKGSFIYFSLETLNFLIFKGATY; encoded by the exons ATGTTGGAAGGGAAAGCATATGTGAAGGATACAGATATGCCATTGAAGATGCAGGTTCATGCTATGGATTCTGCATCTCAAGCTCTTGATCTTTATGATGTTGTTGAATGTACCACCATTGCTGCATATATCAAGAAg GAATTTGATAGTGTTTATGGTGGTGGATGGCAATGTGTTGTGGGTACAAATTTTAGTAGCTTCTTCACTCACTCAAAGGGCTCATTCATCTATTTCTCATTGGAGACTCTCAACTTTCTCATCTTCAAAGGTGCTACATATTGA
- the LOC110886877 gene encoding uncharacterized protein LOC110886877: MPQESLRSVVYKSFVTCEDPRGVVEGKTIRISKTGPTNMSTRRTEKEKEKMSLVEVKNGAQNLHEAIDLWSKGVSFKTQPKDIAKDLLKGALDLQESLMMLGKLQEVSCMANFKRKQEKPSEEPFSRIGSDRFESFEIYDSGYEKERKLANGSSRDCFAELREVIIEGLSKQNLLPPNKSYQESSFSSTNKEGTRKPQLSPDIASTSSSTSSSMVHSTHEFTSFDSFSSRATDEKSKGSNVIAKLMGLEEFPAKPPGKQLDITSKMRPVYDVDLPNAKKPQLFVQKSDREHMPLDEIVKMMQSKGLLRRNKREMKRTSKRFEDDASPIVLMRPQRVGSYPDHPKVKFHENPIRKLHQEKAKTEAKSVKNRKTSKSKLDSPSTKRKASVPVATKPQRNQEVEKKVDKIQNMASQNMKKSVDNAKSTNSMSKNSSLKPQISAQPNQVSKRTTIKSNNQKKNTKIEKPIIIHEALQIDSPNQEQTKDFEVTVKEIDNVRQESLCEAARDDTTRIDQSETRNNQEHEGVFDTNERNARILKTITTLQNPEPASFELFQDCITEFLEHENERQNPLTPKTILPSRVCVSEDETTREILKRFERLRSYSKFSTKSCGADTVSGLLERDLRLCIGGAWGTTGCKDGCTVNEVEEIVLDMEKMVLSGLIDDLVMELV; the protein is encoded by the exons ATGCCTCAAGAAAGCCTGAGATCAGTTGTGTACAAATCATTTGTCACTTGTGAAGATCCAAGAGGTGTAGTTGAAGGCAAAACAATCCGAATTTCGAAAACCGGCCCTACAAATATGAGCACTCGAAGAAccgaaaaagaaaaagaaaagatgtCTCTTGTTGAGGTGAAAAACGGAGCGCAAAATCTACACGAAGCGATTGATTTGTGGTCGAAAGGGGTTAGTTTCAAAACTCAACCGAAAGATATCGCGAAAGATTTGCTAAAAGGGGCTCTTGATCTTCAAGAATCTCTCATGATGCTTGGGAAATTGCAAGAAGTTTCATGCATGGCAAATTTCAAGAGGAAACAAGAAAAACCAAGTGAAGAACCTTTTAGCAGAATTGGTTCGGATCGGTTTGAAAGTTTCGAAATTTACGATTCGGGTTATGAAAAAGAACGAAAATTGGCAAATGGGTCATCACGAGATTGTTTCGCAGAACTTCGAGAAGTGATTATCGAAGGCCTTTCGAAACAAAATCTTTTGCCACCAAACAAGTCTTATCAAGAAAGTTCTTTTTCAAGCACAAACAAAGAAG GTACAAGGAAACCACAGTTGTCTCCGGACATCGCTTCAACAAGCTCAAGCACGTCGTCTTCAATGGTGCATTCGACTCACGAATTCACTTCTTTCGACTCTTTTTCATCACGCGCTACAGACGAAAAGTCAAAAGGGTCAAACGTGATCGCAAAACTTATGGGTCTAGAAGAGTTTCCTGCAAAGCCACCAGGAAAGCAGTTGGATATTACTAGCAAAATGAGGCCCGTTTACGATGTAgatttgccaaatgcaaagaaaCCACAGCTTTTCGTTCAGAAATCAGATCGAGAACATATGCCGTTAGATGAAATCGTCAAAATGATGCAATCTAAAGGACTTTTGAGAAGAAACAAGCGCGAAATGAAACGAACTAGTAAAAGATTTGAAGATGATGCATCGCCGATTGTTTTAATGAGACCCCAACGTGTTGGGTCATATCCCGATCACCCGAAAGTTAAATTTCATGAAAATCCAATCCGAAAGCTACATCaagaaaaggcgaaaaccgaagctaaaagtgtcaaaaacagAAAGACATCGAAATCAAAGCTGGATTCGCCTTCTACTAAGCGGAAAGCTTCTGTTCCTGTTGCCACAAAACCGCAGAGAAACCAAGAAGTCGAGAAGAAAGTAGACAAGATTCAAAATATGGCATCACAAAATATGAAAAAATCAGTAGATAATGCAAAATCGACAAACTCAATGTCGAAAAACAGTTCTTTGAAGCCTCAGATAAGTGCTCAACCGAATCAAGTTTCAAAACGAACAACCATCAAGTCAAATAACCAAAAGAAGAATACAAAGATTGAAAAACCGATCATA ATTCATGAAGCTTTGCAAATCGATTCGCCCAATCAAGAACAAACTAAAGATTTTGAAGTTACAGTTAAAG AAATTGACAATGTGAGACAAGAATCTCTCTGTGAAGCTGCAAGAGACGATACTACACGtatagatcaatctgaaactagAAACAATCAAGAACATGAAGGCGTTTTCGACACTAACGAACGTAACGCAAGAATCTTGAAAACTATAACAACTTTACAAAATCCCGAGCCAGCCAGTTTCGAGCTTTTTCAGGACTGTATAACCGAGTTCTTGGAGCACGAAAACGAAAGACAAAATCCATTGACTCCAAAAACCATTTTACCATCAAGAGTTTGCGTTTCTGAGGACGAGACGACGAGGGAGATTCTGAAACGGTTTGAACGTTTAAGAAGTTACAGTAAGTTTTCAACGAAAAGTTGTGGTGCAGATACGGTTTCCGGGTTGTTGGAAAGGGATTTGAGGTTGTGTATCGGCGGAGCGTGGGGTACTACTGGTTGTAAAGATGGTTGTACTGTAAATGAAGTTGAAGAAATTGTTTTAGATATGGAGAAGATGGTTTTGAGTGGATTAATTGATGATTTGGTTATGGAACTTGTGTAG
- the LOC110886878 gene encoding rho guanine nucleotide exchange factor 8: protein METNTTPMDDQEPVVSENDRASLIKVKRHEMEQMKERFAKLLLGEDNSGGGKGVSSALALSNAITNLAASAFGEQHKLAPMPEDRKRRWRREVGWLLSVTDYIVEFVASQQTSKGGSNMEVMMTKQRTDLRMNIPALKKLDAMLIGCLDNFKGQNQFWYVSKDANESEKGVQRSDKWWLPTVKVPPEGLSEESRKWMQYQKDCVNQVLKASMAINAEILAEMEIPEDYIDDLPKNGRESLGETIYKNITVDSFDPGQFLSTMDLSTELTVLDLKNKIEASIVIWKRKMNQKDTKSAWSSSIISSEKRELFEDRAETILLLLKQQFPGLPQSTLEISKIESNKNVGHAILESYSRVLESLANTVMNRIEDVLYADKVAQDPSLLAKKRTASSRVVVDESNGQVTGQTPTGSPKTLSDFMGWSVEQETTSGASSPQVEDKETEKYQSKSANILARKIWRN, encoded by the exons ATGGAAACAAACACGACACCGATGGACGACCAAGAACCTGTCGTAAGCGAGAATGATCGCGCTTCGCTTATTAAGGTGAAGCGCCATG AGATGGAACAGATGAAAGAAAGATTTGCTAAGCTTCTTTTAGGCGAAGATAACTCCGGTGGTGGCAAAGGCGTTTCATCGGCTTTGGCCTTATCAAATGCCATTACAAATCTTGCTG CTTCTGCATTTGGAGAGCAACATAAACTTGCTCCAATGCCAGAAGACAGGAAAAGAAGATGGAGAAGAGAAGTCGGTTGGCTTCTTTCGGTTACTGATTACATCGTTGAATTCGTCGCCTCGCAACAAACATCCAAAGGCGGTTCAAATATGGAG GTTATGATGACAAAACAAAGAACCGATTTGAGGATGAACATCCCGGCTTTAAAGAAGCTAGACGCGATGCTCATT GGTTGTCTAGACAACTTCAAGGGTCAGAATCAATTCTGGTATGTATCTAAAGACGCGAATGAATCAGAAAAAGGCGTCCAAAGAAGCGATAAATGGTGGTTACCGACGGTTAAAGTTCCACCAGAAGGGCTCTCTGAAGAATCAAGAAAATGGATGCAGTATCAAAAGGATTGTGTTAATCAAGTTTTGAAAGCTTCCATGGCTATAAATGCAGAAATACTTGCGGAAATGGAGATCCCTGAAGATTATATCGACGATCTCCCTAAG AATGGAAGAGAAAGCCTTGGAGAAACAATCTACAAGAATATTACAGTTGACTCGTTTGACCCGGGGCAGTTTCTATCAACAATGGATCTCTCAACAGAGCTAACTGTTCTTGATCTTAAGAACAAGATAGAAGCATCTATAGTTATTTggaaaagaaaaatgaatcaaAAGGATACGAAATCCGCTTGGAGTTCATCTATTATAAGTTCGGAGAAAAGAGAGCTTTTTGAAGACAGAGCGGAAACTATTTTACTTCTCTTAAAACAACAGTTCCCGGGGCTTCCACAATCGACACTAGAAATTAGCAAAATCGAGTCTAACAAA AATGTTGGGCATGCTATCTTGGAGAGCTATTCAAGGGTATTGGAGAGTTTAGCGAACACAGTGATGAACCGCATCGAGGATGTACTCTATGCGGATAAGGTGGCACAagatccgtcattgctagcaaaGAAGAGGACGGCATCATCACGAGTTGTGGTGGATGAATCTAATGGTCAAGTAACGGGTCAAACACCTACAGGATCACCTAAGACACTATCGGATTTTATGGGGTGGAGCGTTGAACAAGAAACAACAAGCGGCGCCTCTAGCCCTCAAGTAGAGGATAAAGAGACCGAAAAGTATCAAAGCAAATCAGCTAACATTTTGGCAAGAAAAATATGGAGAAATTAG